A genomic window from Rattus norvegicus strain BN/NHsdMcwi chromosome 9, GRCr8, whole genome shotgun sequence includes:
- the LOC134480497 gene encoding uncharacterized protein LOC134480497 isoform X1, with product MFRQLLRLFRKERGDQGETIPGQREADPLSSETGRRKSFWGRPGFGRKASSQSVISQQVECLKELEELKFEIQKCQFERDELYQILDLYIYDDWDHRLDVELPVLQSEHEMRMMAMQMMTNSISDAMERYKELIQVNSSYRIRQSQLLHEQAQLKNNIQILLNEKRKLLVEQTELPASSVEAKRLCEEAGMNICDPRAKPQQV from the exons atgtttcgccagctgctcaggctatttcggaaggaaaggggagatcaaggagagaccataccaggtcagagggaagctgaccccctctctagtgaaacaggaaggaggaaatcattctggggaaggcctg gttttggtaggaaggcatcatcccaaagtgTCATAAGTCAGCAAGtggagtgtctaaaggaactggaggaactcaaatttgaaatccagaagtgtcaattcgagagggatgaactttaccaaatcctggacctttatatctatgatgattgggaccacag gctggatgtcgaattgccagtccttcaatcggaacatgagatgagaatgatggctatgcaaatgatgaccaactcaataagtgatgccatggagaggtacaaggagctcatacaagtgaacagttcctaccg aatcaggcaatcccagctcctacatgaacaagctcaattgaagaacaatatacagattttgctgaatgagaagagaaaactgctggtggagcagactgaactccCAGCATCttctgtggaggcaaagaggttgtgtgaagaggccggaatgaacatctgtgaccccagagccaagCCACAGCAG gtctga